Genomic window (Arcobacter aquimarinus):
ATCTCTTCTTTTAGCCACATCCATCATATTTAAAACTAAAACAACAGGAATTCCAATTTCTAAAAGTTGAAAAGTTAAATATAAATTTCTTTTTAAATTTGAAGCATCAACTACATTTATTATTACATCAGGTTTTTCATTTAAGATATACTCTTTTGCAACTCTTTCTTCAAGAGAATATGAACTAAAAGAGTAAGTCCCTGGTAAATCTACCATTTCTATTTTATAATCATCAAATCTAAAAAAACCAGTTTTTTTGTCTACAGTTACTCCTGGATAATTTGCTATATGTTGCTCAATTCCACTAACTAAATTAAAAATTGTTGATTTACCACAGTTTGGCTGTCCTGCTAATACTGCTTTTATTTTTTTCATATCATCTCTACTTCTATTAATTTTGCTTCACTTTTTCTAAGTGTTATATGATAGTTTTGGATTTTTAACTCCATTGGGTCATAAAGTGGTGCTTCTCTTATGATTTCAATAGAAGCTCCATTTACAAATCCCATATCTAAAAGTTTATAAAGTAATCTTCCTTGGGCATTTAGCTTTAGAATTTTTACAATATTTCCTTTTTTTATCTCATCTAATCCCATTTTTCTTCCTTGATTTTTTTGTAATTTTCTTTTGAAAAAATAGCTGCAAAATAAGAGTTTCCGTTGTCATATCGAATTAGATAATGAAGTGGGTCGGCTATTAGTTTTAATCTCATATTTTTATAATCAAACTCTTT
Coding sequences:
- a CDS encoding FeoA family protein: MGLDEIKKGNIVKILKLNAQGRLLYKLLDMGFVNGASIEIIREAPLYDPMELKIQNYHITLRKSEAKLIEVEMI